In Flavobacterium lacustre, a genomic segment contains:
- a CDS encoding efflux RND transporter periplasmic adaptor subunit, whose protein sequence is MKIKYVVYTLLLVGIGGFIAYRITANSAKNQESQDKGNDKPMLLTGIVVKPQTFDNNLSLSGSIEANEQVEIRSEVSGIVEGIYFQEGSSVSKGQVLFKVNDLELRAQLTQASTKEGLASENERRAKLLLQKEAISQEEYDVARADYKSAQAQSQLIKAQIAKTSVRAPFSGKIGLRSISPGTYITPTLLVAKLVNIGRLKITFSIPEKYASQVKMNSYLTFKVAGSTESYTAKVYAIEPEVEIATRTLKVRAIAENKDGKLLPGTFANVELPLDIIKDAIVVPTEAIIPVQNGKKVFISDKGMAKEVMVETATRTDASILVLSGLKAGDTVITSGVMSLKNEAPVKIKIK, encoded by the coding sequence ATGAAAATAAAATACGTAGTTTACACTTTATTATTAGTTGGAATTGGTGGTTTTATCGCCTACCGAATTACAGCAAACAGCGCTAAAAATCAAGAATCACAAGATAAAGGAAACGATAAACCCATGTTGTTGACGGGTATTGTTGTAAAACCTCAGACTTTTGATAATAATTTATCGCTTTCGGGTTCTATTGAAGCCAATGAACAAGTAGAAATTCGTTCTGAAGTTTCGGGAATTGTAGAAGGGATTTATTTTCAGGAAGGAAGTTCTGTTTCAAAAGGTCAAGTTTTGTTTAAAGTCAATGATTTAGAATTACGAGCTCAGTTAACCCAAGCTTCCACCAAAGAAGGATTGGCTTCTGAAAACGAAAGACGTGCGAAATTACTTTTACAAAAAGAAGCTATCAGTCAGGAAGAATATGATGTTGCCAGAGCCGATTATAAATCAGCACAAGCGCAAAGTCAATTGATAAAAGCACAAATTGCCAAAACATCGGTAAGAGCACCGTTCTCCGGAAAAATCGGATTGCGTTCCATTTCACCGGGAACCTACATCACTCCTACTCTTTTAGTAGCAAAATTGGTGAATATCGGCCGTTTAAAAATTACTTTTTCTATTCCTGAAAAATATGCTTCACAAGTTAAGATGAACTCTTATTTAACTTTTAAAGTAGCCGGTTCAACGGAGAGTTATACTGCTAAAGTTTACGCTATTGAACCTGAAGTAGAAATTGCTACCAGAACCTTGAAAGTTCGTGCTATTGCCGAAAATAAAGACGGGAAATTATTACCGGGAACTTTTGCGAATGTAGAATTGCCTTTAGATATTATAAAAGATGCTATTGTTGTTCCAACCGAAGCTATAATTCCGGTACAAAACGGAAAGAAAGTTTTTATTTCGGATAAAGGAATGGCCAAAGAAGTTATGGTTGAAACTGCTACAAGAACTGATGCTTCTATTCTAGTGCTTTCGGGTCTAAAAGCAGGAGATACTGTGATTACCAGTGGTGTTATGTCGCTGAAAAATGAAGCTCCGGTAAAAA